One genomic window of Bacteroidota bacterium includes the following:
- a CDS encoding 30S ribosomal protein S16 encodes MPAKMRLQRRGKKGMPFYHIVIADGRAPRDGRFIEKIGTYNPLTVPADIQIDFDRALDCLQKGVQPTDTVRAILSYKGILYKYHLQKGVQKGALTQAQADNRLSEWLTAKEVKISAKVKAHEMGKKESHKHRLQSEVKIKEAREIEIAKKRAAEIEAEAEARAEEPQVVEPPQPEIRDLEYTPPPVAEAHVEEPQVVEPPQPEVKDLEVTAQPVAETTTETEPAEEVKSVETTEPEATEESEVK; translated from the coding sequence ATGCCAGCAAAAATGAGGTTACAGAGACGTGGTAAGAAGGGCATGCCCTTTTACCATATTGTCATTGCGGATGGTCGTGCACCACGTGATGGGAGGTTTATCGAAAAAATCGGCACTTACAATCCATTGACAGTTCCGGCTGATATCCAAATCGACTTCGATAGGGCGCTGGACTGTCTGCAAAAGGGTGTTCAGCCAACTGACACTGTGAGGGCGATATTATCTTATAAAGGCATCCTTTATAAGTATCACCTGCAAAAGGGCGTTCAAAAGGGAGCGTTAACCCAGGCACAGGCCGACAATCGCTTAAGCGAATGGCTGACAGCCAAGGAGGTAAAAATAAGCGCCAAAGTCAAAGCACATGAAATGGGTAAAAAAGAATCACATAAACACCGGCTTCAGTCGGAAGTTAAAATCAAAGAAGCCCGTGAAATTGAAATTGCTAAAAAACGTGCTGCCGAAATAGAAGCCGAAGCCGAAGCACGTGCAGAAGAACCGCAGGTGGTTGAGCCACCGCAGCCAGAAATAAGGGATCTGGAATACACACCACCGCCCGTCGCCGAAGCACATGTAGAAGAACCACAGGTGGTCGAGCCACCGCAGCCGGAAGTAAAAGACCTCGAAGTCACAGCACAGCCTGTCGCTGAAACCACAACTGAGACAGAGCCGGCTGAAGAGGTCAAATCCGTTGAAACAACAGAACCGGAAGCTACTGAAGAAAGTGAAGTAAAATGA
- the rimM gene encoding ribosome maturation factor RimM (Essential for efficient processing of 16S rRNA), protein MTPVHRYDKNDCLCVGRILKTTGYQGEMIFLLHVDDIEKFINIEYVFIDMDDELVPFYIHEMTLRDGHTAIVKLDDIDSLEQARNLQNRELYLPSKTLSPLKNEGYIITDVVGYSISDKRLGDIGIIHSLIHLPEQTLFSIVYKKKEILIPAVEEIIVEIDHAKKHVTVDAPEGLIEIYLKK, encoded by the coding sequence ATGACTCCTGTTCATCGTTATGATAAAAATGATTGCCTCTGCGTCGGCAGAATACTGAAAACGACAGGTTACCAGGGTGAAATGATTTTCCTTCTGCATGTTGACGATATTGAGAAATTCATCAATATAGAGTATGTTTTTATAGACATGGATGATGAACTGGTTCCTTTTTACATCCACGAAATGACGTTGCGTGACGGCCATACCGCCATTGTAAAACTTGATGATATCGATTCATTGGAACAGGCACGCAACCTGCAGAACAGGGAATTGTACCTGCCGTCGAAAACATTATCCCCATTAAAAAATGAGGGATATATCATTACTGACGTCGTTGGCTATAGCATCTCCGATAAAAGACTCGGAGATATAGGGATCATCCACAGCCTCATCCATCTGCCTGAGCAGACACTTTTCAGCATCGTGTATAAAAAAAAGGAAATCCTCATACCGGCAGTCGAAGAGATCATCGTGGAAATCGACCATGCAAAAAAGCACGTCACTGTCGATGCCCCGGAAGGATTGATTGAGATCTACCTGAAAAAATAG
- the prmC gene encoding peptide chain release factor N(5)-glutamine methyltransferase — protein MKKNQATVGYLFRRYKEILLTVYDNRESESLRYLLFEEYAGLSRVKLMAEPGLVIDADIQSSIEKAINLLMERVPVQYIIGRAQFYGMEFFVNEHVLIPRPETEELVEWIIHNLRLEKERTESHKPLKILDIGTGSGCIAISLKKHLENVHVTGTDIFSMILSTARKNARHNTVKVTFRNHNILMWDHLKDLGMFDVVVSNPPYITLAEQKFMKENILHYEPWLSLFVDDSHPLIFYDAIAGFARQHLNPAGRIFLEINESKGKDVVDLLKGYSYNDIELRKDLNGKDRMVCAAE, from the coding sequence ATGAAAAAAAATCAGGCAACCGTCGGATATTTATTCAGAAGATATAAAGAGATTCTGTTAACAGTTTACGACAACCGGGAGAGCGAAAGTCTTCGTTATCTTCTATTCGAAGAGTATGCAGGGCTATCCAGGGTAAAGCTCATGGCTGAACCCGGATTGGTCATTGACGCTGACATACAATCATCTATTGAGAAGGCCATCAACCTTTTAATGGAACGTGTGCCGGTTCAATACATCATTGGCAGGGCACAATTTTATGGGATGGAATTCTTTGTGAATGAACATGTTCTCATTCCCCGTCCTGAAACAGAGGAGTTGGTCGAATGGATAATCCATAATCTCAGGCTGGAAAAGGAACGCACTGAAAGCCATAAACCTTTGAAAATCCTTGATATTGGCACCGGCAGCGGATGTATAGCCATCTCTCTTAAAAAACATCTTGAGAATGTTCACGTCACCGGAACCGACATTTTCAGTATGATCCTCAGCACAGCCCGCAAGAATGCCCGGCATAACACGGTGAAAGTCACTTTCAGAAATCATAACATTTTGATGTGGGATCATCTTAAAGATTTGGGGATGTTTGATGTGGTGGTCAGCAATCCTCCATATATCACTCTTGCTGAACAAAAGTTCATGAAGGAGAATATCCTGCATTATGAGCCCTGGCTATCACTTTTTGTCGATGATTCCCATCCCCTGATATTTTATGATGCTATTGCCGGATTTGCCAGGCAGCACCTGAATCCTGCAGGTAGGATATTCCTTGAGATCAACGAGAGTAAAGGGAAGGATGTCGTTGATCTTCTTAAAGGCTATAGCTATAATGATATTGAATTAAGAAAAGACCTTAACGGGAAGGACCGGATGGTTTGTGCTGCGGAATAA
- a CDS encoding glycosyltransferase, which translates to MKKTITNICMLSTHGYFDPVPQLGRTDTGGQVVYVIELAKALSRQGYAVDIYTRWFEREKKRIDPVPRYPAVRVIRINAGGWEFLPKEVIYDVLPQLSSNMKAFIRKNDLNYDLYHAHYVDAGIVMMDIARSEQKPSFFTAHSLGAWKREEMGGNPKEMEIKYNFIHRIKAETEIFRTANAHTVTSELQHDKLKELYNYFDDNITVIPPGVDIGKYHLPSGHDLEIKTGLPEKYVYYLSRIDNTKGHDMLLHAFDLVRKEINDIHLVIGGGSPSPKSREMEVFSMIQGIIQEKDMAGRVQIIGYVPDEMMAPYYQKAQVFVLPSLFEPFGMTTSEAMACGKAVVASKFGGIRNVIRNGVTGLLVDPKNATEFAGAMIRLLKDDTLRKRIGLAASELITKKFCWDAIAAKHIAFYMKYL; encoded by the coding sequence GTGAAAAAAACAATCACGAACATCTGCATGCTGAGCACACATGGGTATTTTGATCCTGTGCCACAGCTTGGCCGCACCGATACCGGCGGCCAGGTCGTTTACGTGATAGAGCTTGCCAAAGCCCTCTCACGCCAGGGATACGCAGTTGATATTTATACGCGATGGTTTGAACGAGAAAAAAAGCGGATTGATCCCGTGCCGAGATATCCTGCTGTGAGGGTGATAAGGATCAATGCTGGCGGATGGGAATTCCTGCCCAAGGAGGTCATTTATGATGTCCTGCCACAGCTTTCATCTAATATGAAAGCGTTCATACGGAAAAATGACCTGAACTATGATCTTTACCATGCACATTATGTGGATGCCGGTATTGTCATGATGGATATTGCCAGGTCGGAGCAAAAGCCCTCTTTTTTCACTGCCCACTCCCTCGGGGCATGGAAGCGTGAAGAAATGGGTGGCAATCCTAAGGAAATGGAGATAAAATATAACTTCATACACCGTATAAAAGCGGAAACGGAAATATTCCGGACCGCCAATGCCCATACGGTGACATCCGAATTACAGCATGATAAGCTGAAAGAACTCTATAATTATTTTGATGATAATATCACTGTCATTCCTCCCGGTGTTGATATCGGGAAGTATCATCTTCCTTCTGGTCATGACCTGGAGATAAAAACCGGGTTACCTGAAAAATATGTCTACTACCTGAGCCGTATCGACAACACCAAAGGCCATGATATGCTGCTGCATGCCTTTGACCTGGTGAGAAAAGAGATCAATGATATTCATTTGGTCATAGGTGGCGGATCGCCGAGCCCTAAATCACGTGAGATGGAGGTTTTTTCCATGATACAGGGGATCATTCAGGAGAAAGACATGGCCGGCAGGGTCCAGATCATCGGCTATGTTCCCGATGAAATGATGGCTCCCTATTATCAGAAAGCGCAGGTCTTTGTTCTCCCATCGCTGTTCGAACCATTTGGCATGACAACCTCTGAAGCCATGGCTTGCGGAAAAGCAGTGGTGGCATCAAAATTTGGCGGCATCCGGAATGTCATCCGAAACGGAGTGACGGGATTGCTGGTCGACCCGAAGAATGCCACAGAGTTTGCAGGGGCTATGATACGGTTGCTTAAAGACGATACGCTCCGGAAGAGAATTGGTTTAGCAGCCAGTGAGCTGATCACAAAGAAGTTTTGCTGGGATGCCATAGCTGCAAAGCATATTGCATTCTATATGAAATATTTATAG
- a CDS encoding peptidylprolyl isomerase, which yields MKRSQLLLKAALILMINITLFSCQTNNPRVIIGTETGNIKVELYKDAAPVTVINFLKYVDDGLYKDITFYRVVRPDNTTNPVSIDVIQGGLDEKMNVDSLPPILHESTNVTGILHKDGVISMARYGPGTATSEFFICVGDQPALDFGGKRNPDGFGFAAFGKVIEGMDVVRKIYKGTTEGDFQRLVKPVRIIDIHRIRR from the coding sequence ATGAAAAGATCACAACTCCTTTTAAAAGCAGCATTGATTTTAATGATTAATATTACTTTATTCTCCTGCCAGACCAATAATCCACGCGTCATCATCGGAACAGAAACCGGCAATATCAAAGTTGAGCTATACAAGGATGCAGCGCCTGTTACGGTCATCAACTTCCTCAAGTATGTTGATGACGGTTTATATAAGGATATCACCTTTTACCGCGTTGTCAGGCCTGATAACACGACAAATCCCGTGAGTATTGATGTGATACAGGGCGGGTTGGATGAGAAGATGAATGTTGACAGCCTCCCTCCGATTTTGCATGAATCCACCAATGTGACTGGCATCCTTCACAAAGACGGTGTTATTTCCATGGCCCGTTATGGCCCCGGCACTGCCACCAGTGAGTTCTTCATTTGTGTCGGCGACCAGCCCGCACTCGACTTCGGCGGAAAACGCAACCCTGATGGCTTTGGCTTCGCCGCTTTTGGTAAAGTCATCGAAGGGATGGACGTCGTCAGGAAAATATATAAAGGAACGACTGAAGGTGATTTTCAGAGGCTGGTGAAGCCTGTACGGATCATTGATATTCATAGAATAAGAAGATGA